The DNA region TTGCGTACCTGCGGCGTGCGATAGCACGATGCGGCGTTGTAGATCTTCTAGTTTTTCCGGTGGAATACGAGTATTTGCTAATAGTCCGAATCCGGTATTAATGCCATACACAACTTTGCCTTTGGCAAGCACATCAGCAACGGTTTGGTGCGAGCGTGCAATCACCGCATTGGCATAAGCATGTAGCGCTAATTTTTGTGGTTCTTGCCACCACTGACGTAGCTGCGACAGGCTCAAGGTGCCAGGTTGCAATTCAAATACTTCATTCATTTAGTTGCCCTCCAGCATTGGTAAGTCTAACCCTTGATCACGCGCACAATCTTTCGCAATGTCATACCCCGCATCAGCATGGCGCATCACGCCGGTACCCGGATCATTCCAAAGTACCCGACTTAAACGCTGATCGGCAGCTTCGGTACCATCGGCAACAATCACTACACCTGAGTGTTGTGAGTAACCCATACCGACGCCACCACCATGGTGCAGGCTCACCCATGTAGCGCCGCCCGCGGTATTTAAAAGAGCGTTCAATAATGGCCAATCTGAAACCGCATCTGAGCCATCCAGCATACTTTCTGTTTCGCGGTTCGGACTAGCAACAGAGCCTGAATCGAGATGATCGCGACCAATGACAATCGGCGCTTTGAGTTCGCCATTTTTGACCATGTCATTGAATGCTCGCGCGATACGTGCGCGATCTTTGAGGCCAATCCAACAAATACGTGCTGGCAAGCCTTGGAAACTAATGCGCTCACGCGCCATATCTAACCAATTGTGCAGGTGTGGGTCGTCAGGAATGAGTTCTTTCACCTTCGCGTCGGTTTTGTAAATATCTTCCGGGTCGCCTGACAACGCCACCCAGCGGAATGGACCGATACCTTGGCAGAAAAGCGGACGGATATACGCTGGCACGAAGCCTGGGAAATCAAACGCATGATCGACGCCAACGTCTTTCGCCATTTGACGGATATTGTTGCCGTAATCTAAGGTCGCTGCACCGCGCTCTTGTAGCGTTAACATGGCACGCACCTGCACTGCCATTGACTGCTTCGCTGCCGCGACAGTGCCGGTTGGGTCACTCTCTTGGCTCTCAAGATATTGCTCGAGCGTCCAGCCTTGCGGTAAATAGCCGTGCAATGGATCGTGTGCAGACGTTTGGTCGGTGACCACATCTGGGGTGATATTGCGCTCAACCAACTCGGCATAAACATCGGCTGCATTACCGAGCAATCCGACAGAAATTGCACGGCCTTCTTCACGCGCTTGTTCAAGTAATTTCAGCGCGTCGTCTAACGAAGTCGCTTTGTGGTCGAGGTAACGGGTGCGTAAACGAAAATCGATACGTGTTTCGTCAACATCCACTGCCAACATGCAATAACCAGCCATAGTTGCCGCTAGTGGCTGTGCGCCGCCCATACCACCGAGGCCACCAGTAAGAATC from Pseudidiomarina andamanensis includes:
- the hutU gene encoding urocanate hydratase, whose protein sequence is MSFTRLDKSRKIRADRGSELTTANWQIEAAKRMLMNNLDDEVAEHPQALVVYGGIGRAARSWEAFDKIVEVLERLKPTETLLVQSGKPVGVFPTHEDAPRVLIANSNLVPEWANWEQFNELDKKGLMMYGQMTAGSWIYIGSQGIVQGTYETFVSVARQHFEGNTQGRWILTGGLGGMGGAQPLAATMAGYCMLAVDVDETRIDFRLRTRYLDHKATSLDDALKLLEQAREEGRAISVGLLGNAADVYAELVERNITPDVVTDQTSAHDPLHGYLPQGWTLEQYLESQESDPTGTVAAAKQSMAVQVRAMLTLQERGAATLDYGNNIRQMAKDVGVDHAFDFPGFVPAYIRPLFCQGIGPFRWVALSGDPEDIYKTDAKVKELIPDDPHLHNWLDMARERISFQGLPARICWIGLKDRARIARAFNDMVKNGELKAPIVIGRDHLDSGSVASPNRETESMLDGSDAVSDWPLLNALLNTAGGATWVSLHHGGGVGMGYSQHSGVVIVADGTEAADQRLSRVLWNDPGTGVMRHADAGYDIAKDCARDQGLDLPMLEGN